The following are encoded in a window of Primulina eburnea isolate SZY01 chromosome 4, ASM2296580v1, whole genome shotgun sequence genomic DNA:
- the LOC140830937 gene encoding LOW QUALITY PROTEIN: peptidyl-prolyl cis-trans isomerase CYP71-like (The sequence of the model RefSeq protein was modified relative to this genomic sequence to represent the inferred CDS: deleted 1 base in 1 codon), whose translation MEAAQKDNGNSTTVPSTAVAEDVEDPIVGPGPAPRARPKRPLQFEQAYLDSLPSANMYEKSYMHRDVVTHVAVSAADFFISGSADGHLKFWKKKAIGIEFAKHFRSHLGAIEGLAVSIDGALCCTISNDRSVKIYDVFNYDMMAMISLPFVPGCAEWVYKQGDVKAKLAVSDRNSSFTYIFDARSGSNEPISSKEIHLGPIQVMKYNHEYDTVISADDKGIIEYWSPASLCFPENGVTFKLKSDTSLFEILKCKTTVSAIEVSPDGKQFSITSPDRRIRVFWFRTGKLRCVYDESLEVAQDLQRSDLPRYRLEAIDFGRRMAVEKEIEKTENVSQPNAVFDDSSNFLIYATLLGIKVVNLHTNKVARILGKVENNDRFLRIALYQGDRSNKKVRKIPAVAANANESKEPLVDPTLLCCAFKKHRIYLFSRREPEEPEDASKGRDVFNEKPPADELLAVSDIGKSVTTSLPDNVILHTTMGDIHLRLYPEECPKTVENFTTHCRNGYYDNLIFHRVIKGFMIQTGDPLGDGTGGQSIWGREFEDEFHKSLRHDRPFTLSMANAGPGTNGSQFFITTVATPWLDNKHTVFGRVVKGMDVVQLMEKVKTDKADKPYQDVKILNVTIPKL comes from the exons ATGGAAGCAGCTCAGAAAGACAACGGGAATTCGACCACCGTACCTTCCACGGCGGTGGCGGAGGACGTGGAAGATCCCATAGTTGGGCCCGGTCCTGCCCCTCGAGCGCGGCCTAAACGCCCTCTCCAGTTTGAGCAAGCCTATCTCGACTCTCTTCCCTCCGCCAACAT GTATGAGAAAAGTTACATGCATCGCGATGTGGTAACGCATGTAGCGGTGTCAGCGGCAGATTTTTTCATATCTGGGAGTGCGGATG GACACTTGAAGTTTTGGAAGAAAAAGGCTATCGGCATAGAGTTCGCAAAACATTTTAGATCTCATCTTGGTGCAATTGAAGGTCTGGCG GTAAGTATAGATGGCGCGCTTTGCTGCACCATTTCTAATGATCGGTCAGTGAAAATATATGATGTATTTAACTATGATATGATGGCTATGATAAGCCTCCCATTTGTACCTGGTTGTGCTGAATGGGTTTACAAGCAAGGGGATGTCAAAGCCAAACTAGCTGTTAGTGATCGCAACTCTTCCTTCACCTACATTTTTGATGCTCGATCAGGTTCAAATGAACCTATATCATCTAAAGAG ATACACTTGGGCCCAATTCAAGTTATGAAGTACAACCACGAGTATGATACCGTGATATCAGCAGATGACAAAGGAATCATTGAGTACTGGAGTCCTGCTTCTCTTTGTTTCCCAGAAAATGG AGTGACCTTTAAACTTAAAAGTGATACAAGCCTTTTCGAAATCTTGAAATGCAAGACCACTGTTTCTGCAATTGAG GTCAGTCCAGATGGTAAACAATTTTCGATCACATCACCCGATCGTAGAATACGTGTATTTTGGTTTAGAACTGGCAAATTGAGGTGTGTTTATGACGAATCCCTTGAG GTTGCCCAAGATCTACAGAGGAGCGACCTTCCTCGATATAGGCTTGAAGCTATTGATTTTGGACGAAGAATGGCTGTAGAAAAAGAAATTGAGAAAACTGAAAATGTTTCCCAACCTAATGCTGTGTTTGATGATAGCTCCAACTTCCTTATATATGCCACCCTGCTTGGGATAAAA GTTGTAAATCTACATACCAACAAAGTTGCTCGGATCCTTGGAAAAGTGGAGAACAATGATAGATTCTTAAGAATTGCTTTGTATCAAGGTGATCGAAGTAATAAAAAAGTACGAAAAATTCCTGCTGTTGCCGCAAATGCCAATGAAAGCAAAGAACCTCTGGTAGATCCTACTCTACTGTGCTGTGCTTTTAAAAAGCATAGAATTTACTTATTCAG TCGGAGAGAACCTGAGGAACCTGAAGACGCATCTAAGGGCAGAGACGTGTTTAATGAAAAACCACCTGCTGATGAACTCTTGGCTGTATCAGATATTGGAAAATCTGTGACAACGTCCCTCCCAGATAATGTG ATCTTGCATACGACCATGGGTGATATTCATTTGAGGCTATATCCTGAAGAATGCCCAAAAACAGTGGAGAATTTTACCACGCAC TGCCGGAATGGCTATTATGACAATCTGATCTTTCACCGGGTCATTAAAGGATTTATGATACAGACAGGAGACCCATTGGGAGATGGCACTGGTGGACAATCTATTTGGGGAAGGGAATTTGAAGATGAATTTCATAAGAG TTTGCGGCATGATAGGCCGTTCACACTTTCGATGGCTAATGCCGGTCCTGGGACCAATGGGTCACaattcttcattacaactgttGCCACTCCATGGCTGGACAATAAGCACACTGTTTTTGGTAGAGTTGTCAAAGGAATGGATGTTGTACAG CTAATGGAGAAAGTGAAGACAGACAAGGCAGACAAGCCATACCAAGATGTGAAAATCTTAAATGTCACTATTCCAAAGTTGTAG